A single region of the Branchiostoma lanceolatum isolate klBraLanc5 chromosome 1, klBraLanc5.hap2, whole genome shotgun sequence genome encodes:
- the LOC136432975 gene encoding protein shisa-4-like encodes MFLCLVMFVLTVSVTPGDAEWCSSYRGWDGIYHSGFNCPDHHDDHDDIYCCGTSRNKYCCDDCWDKVYGACHRYYGFSVGGKVGVGLAVGGFLLILIAIGYCCRAKQLRQRNHRQTTTTVPYPGQEQTQYPTGAMSYLPSPSGGATAYPHPPPAAYPQPPPGGFVASPPPYPGGDAAYPPAYPGGPAGYPVKQQF; translated from the exons ATGTTCCTGTGTCTGGTGATGTTTGTGCTGACAGTTAGCGTCACACCAG GTGATGCTGAATGGTGTAGCAGCTACAGAGGATGGGATGGGATATATCACAGCGGATTCAACTGTCCAGACCATCATGATGACCATGATGATATCTACTGCTGTGGGACCAGCAGGAACAAGTACTGCTGCGACGACTGCTGGGACAAGGTCTACGGTGCCTGTCACCGATACTACGGCTTCAG TGTCGGTGGTAAGGTGGGAGTGGGCCTTGCTGTAGGCGGATTCCTGCTCATCCTGATAGCCATAGGATACTGCTGCCGGGCTAAACAACTACGGCAGAGAA ACCATCGGCAGACGACAACGACGGTGCCATACCCCGGCCAGGAGCAGACTCAGTACCCCACAGGTGCCATGTCGTACCTCCCATCTCCGTCAGGCGGCGCAACGGCATACCCCCATCCTCCTCCAGCGGCTTACCCACAGCCTCCCCCGGGAGGGTTTGTCGCCTCTCCCCCGCCCTACCCTGGAGGAGACGCTGCGTATCCTCCGGCGTATCCTGGTGGACCAGCTGGATATCCAGTGAAGCAGCAGTTTTGA